The following are from one region of the Numenius arquata chromosome 23, bNumArq3.hap1.1, whole genome shotgun sequence genome:
- the LOC141474657 gene encoding feather keratin Cos2-3-like → MSCYNQCQPCRPCGPTPLANSCNEPCVRQCQNSTIVIQPSPVVVALPGPILSSFPQNTVVGSSTSAAVGSILSCDGVPITSGCCDLSGISSCYYGRRCPPC, encoded by the coding sequence atgtcctgctacaaccagtgccagccctgccggccctgtggcccgaccccactggccaacagctgcaacgagccctgtgtcaggcagtgccagaactccaccatcgtcatccagccctcccccgtggtggtggccctgcccggacccatcctcagctccttccctcagaacactgtggtgggatcctccacctctgctgctgttggcagcatcctcagctgtgatggagtgcccatcacctctgggtgctgtgacctctctggcatttccagctgctactatggcagaaggtgcCCCCCCTGCTAA